One window of Candidatus Mycobacterium wuenschmannii genomic DNA carries:
- the murI gene encoding glutamate racemase: protein MNDSLAPIGVFDSGVGGLTVARAIIDQLPDEDIIYVGDTGNGPYGPLSIPEIRAHALAIGDDLVDRGVKALVIACNSASSACLHDARERYDVPVVEVILPAVRRAVATTRSGRIGVIGTEATVASGAYQDAFAAARDTEITAVACPRFVDFVERGITSGRQVLGLAEGYLEPLQRADVDTLVLGCTHYPLLSGLIQLAMGDAVTLVSSAEETAKDLLRVLTERDLLHPHPDRPGAASPLRLFEATGDPEAFLTLAARFLGPAITGVEPVHRHIAASG from the coding sequence ATGAATGACTCTCTGGCGCCCATCGGGGTGTTCGACTCAGGTGTGGGCGGGTTGACCGTGGCCCGAGCCATCATCGACCAGCTGCCCGACGAGGACATCATCTACGTCGGCGACACCGGCAACGGCCCCTACGGTCCGCTGTCGATTCCCGAGATCCGCGCGCACGCCTTGGCCATCGGCGACGACCTGGTCGACCGCGGAGTCAAGGCGTTGGTGATCGCGTGCAACTCGGCGTCGTCGGCCTGCCTGCACGACGCCCGCGAGCGCTATGACGTGCCCGTCGTCGAGGTCATCCTGCCCGCGGTCCGCCGGGCCGTCGCCACCACCCGCAGCGGTCGCATCGGCGTGATCGGAACTGAGGCAACCGTCGCCTCCGGCGCCTATCAGGACGCGTTCGCCGCCGCCCGCGACACCGAGATCACCGCGGTCGCCTGCCCGCGGTTCGTCGACTTCGTCGAGCGCGGCATCACCAGCGGCCGCCAGGTCCTCGGGCTCGCCGAGGGCTATCTCGAGCCGCTGCAACGGGCCGACGTCGACACGTTGGTGCTGGGCTGCACGCACTATCCGTTGCTGTCCGGGCTGATCCAGTTGGCGATGGGCGACGCGGTGACGCTGGTCTCCAGCGCGGAAGAGACGGCGAAGGATCTGCTTCGGGTGCTGACCGAGCGCGACCTGCTGCACCCCCACCCGGACCGGCCGGGGGCTGCGTCGCCGCTGCGCCTCTTCGAAGCCACCGGCGATCCGGAGGCGTTTCTCACCCTCGCGGCGCGGTTCCTGGGCCCGGCGATCACCGGCGTCGAGCCGGTCCATCGCCACATCGCGGCATCCGGCTGA
- a CDS encoding histidine phosphatase family protein, with product MQQIVRRPVVGGVAIAGASMMIAMSPTGGTALDVQQRPVRLTSGESDLIQDITIDFVRHGQSFDNLNNIIGTVAPGPTLTPEGYAEANAIAATLQQEYGSSIAGIYDSGLLRTEETAAPLAALLNMPVQDLSGLNEISAGILEGSQQNDLTGLLYLAAPLAWTLGFYSVPELGSSDYNGMAFESYFGDAVQTMYDGTISGGTGNTDIAFSSAAAIMTWTMMNVDNPDPLLMLEDPLTNTSQVVIQGNPTDGWTLISWDGMPVPEASLTTELFVDFRDLITAPQMASYEIWQALLTLDPTTISQAIDTGFENVSAAITQFPVAVIDDIVGAIGTGTQSVGADAFGSLSTELSTLLTDAMTSI from the coding sequence GTGCAGCAGATCGTTCGTCGACCCGTCGTAGGCGGCGTGGCGATAGCCGGCGCCAGCATGATGATCGCGATGTCGCCCACCGGCGGAACGGCCCTCGACGTGCAGCAGCGACCGGTCCGGCTCACGTCGGGCGAATCAGATTTAATTCAGGACATCACTATTGACTTCGTACGACACGGACAGTCGTTCGACAACCTGAACAACATCATCGGCACCGTCGCGCCGGGTCCGACCCTCACTCCGGAGGGCTACGCGGAGGCGAACGCGATCGCCGCAACCCTCCAGCAGGAATACGGCAGCAGCATCGCGGGGATCTACGACTCAGGGCTGCTCCGCACCGAGGAGACCGCGGCCCCGTTGGCCGCGCTGCTGAACATGCCGGTGCAGGATCTCTCCGGCCTCAACGAGATCAGCGCCGGGATTCTGGAGGGCTCGCAGCAGAACGATCTGACCGGACTGCTCTACCTCGCCGCCCCGCTGGCATGGACGCTTGGCTTCTATTCGGTTCCGGAGCTCGGCTCGTCCGACTACAACGGCATGGCGTTCGAAAGTTACTTCGGCGACGCCGTCCAAACCATGTACGACGGCACGATCTCGGGCGGGACGGGCAACACCGACATCGCGTTCTCCTCCGCGGCGGCGATCATGACCTGGACCATGATGAACGTGGACAACCCTGATCCGTTGCTGATGCTCGAGGACCCGTTGACCAACACCAGTCAGGTTGTCATACAAGGAAATCCGACGGACGGTTGGACGCTGATCAGCTGGGACGGCATGCCCGTTCCGGAAGCGTCACTGACGACTGAATTATTCGTCGACTTCCGCGACCTGATCACGGCGCCGCAGATGGCGTCCTACGAGATTTGGCAGGCACTGCTCACCCTGGACCCGACGACGATCTCGCAGGCGATCGACACCGGATTCGAGAACGTCAGCGCGGCGATCACGCAGTTCCCGGTCGCGGTCATCGACGACATTGTCGGCGCCATCGGCACCGGCACGCAGAGCGTCGGCGCGGACGCGTTCGGCTCGCTGTCGACCGAGCTGAGTACGCTGCTCACCGACGCAATGACGTCGATCTGA
- a CDS encoding thioesterase family protein, which translates to MTRGPWGLTMGGQIVGGLLGWALDRDVDDDLQPARLTVDLLRPVPIEPVTIETSIQREGRRLKLVDATMHQDGKVVARASALFLRRSAAPDGEVWSGPVTMPPLPADDGPPDTDVPFGIWTYNSESDTGTPGMPPPEWEKPGVQKYAWGRLFRPMVAGHPLTPFTRAAFAGDIISSLTHWSTAGLLYINADYTVAISRLPVGEYIGLAAQSYYGNDGVGSGSATIFDSTGPIGTGSALALGQPPGSFMPNPI; encoded by the coding sequence ATGACCCGCGGACCGTGGGGTCTCACCATGGGTGGTCAGATCGTCGGCGGGTTGCTCGGCTGGGCCCTGGACCGCGACGTCGACGACGACCTACAGCCCGCCCGGCTGACCGTTGACCTGCTGCGCCCGGTGCCCATCGAGCCCGTAACCATCGAGACCTCCATCCAGCGCGAAGGCCGACGCCTGAAACTCGTCGACGCGACGATGCACCAGGACGGCAAGGTCGTCGCACGGGCCAGCGCACTTTTCCTACGCCGGAGCGCCGCGCCCGACGGCGAGGTCTGGTCGGGACCCGTGACGATGCCACCTCTGCCGGCCGACGACGGCCCGCCTGACACTGACGTGCCGTTCGGAATCTGGACGTACAACTCCGAGTCCGACACCGGGACACCGGGAATGCCGCCACCGGAATGGGAGAAGCCCGGCGTGCAGAAGTACGCGTGGGGCCGCCTGTTCCGGCCGATGGTGGCGGGCCACCCGCTCACACCGTTCACCCGCGCGGCCTTCGCCGGTGACATCATCAGCTCGCTAACTCATTGGAGCACAGCGGGTTTGCTCTACATCAATGCCGACTACACGGTGGCGATCAGCCGACTGCCCGTCGGGGAGTACATCGGGTTGGCGGCACAGAGCTATTACGGCAACGACGGTGTGGGCTCCGGGTCGGCGACCATCTTCGACAGCACCGGTCCCATCGGGACGGGAAGCGCGCTGGCGCTCGGCCAGCCGCCCGGTTCGTTCATGCCGAATCCCATCTAG
- a CDS encoding TetR/AcrR family transcriptional regulator, whose product MVPEPESQTPGRPRDPQKDESAIAAARELLAEAGYQATTIAAIARRAGIGAPTIYRRWRSREALIEDAAFGHARPAPLPAPTGDLRADLHAWVEAFLVQLSDPVIRAALPGLLLAWQQEEGLYKRFLLRNEVDVRALFAAQLGTEGASEHAEAAFDFLVDSTLLRAVTLGMADAAEFCDRTANALAALLDSS is encoded by the coding sequence GTGGTGCCCGAACCCGAATCGCAGACGCCGGGTCGACCGCGCGATCCCCAGAAGGACGAGAGTGCGATCGCCGCGGCCCGCGAACTGCTGGCCGAAGCCGGGTATCAAGCGACGACCATTGCGGCGATCGCTCGTCGCGCCGGCATCGGAGCGCCGACCATCTACCGCCGCTGGCGAAGCCGCGAAGCCCTGATCGAGGACGCCGCCTTCGGCCATGCCCGGCCGGCCCCACTCCCCGCGCCGACCGGCGACCTGCGGGCCGACCTACACGCGTGGGTGGAGGCCTTCCTGGTCCAGTTGTCCGACCCGGTCATCCGGGCCGCACTCCCCGGACTGCTGTTGGCATGGCAGCAGGAAGAGGGACTGTACAAGCGGTTTCTGCTGCGCAACGAGGTCGACGTGCGGGCGCTGTTCGCCGCGCAGTTGGGTACCGAGGGCGCCTCCGAGCATGCCGAAGCGGCGTTCGATTTTCTCGTCGACTCCACGCTGCTCCGAGCCGTGACCCTGGGCATGGCCGACGCGGCGGAGTTCTGCGATCGGACCGCCAATGCCCTTGCGGCACTGCTGGATTCGTCCTAG
- a CDS encoding cyclic nucleotide-degrading phosphodiesterase, whose product MTVRITVLGCSGSVVGPDSPASGYLLRAPDTPPLVIDFGGGVLGALQRHADPGSVQVLLSHLHADHCLDVPGLFVWRRYHPSPPTGKALLYGPSDTWSRLGAASSPYGGEIDDCSDIFDVRHWVDNEQVTIGALNVTPRLVCHPTESYGMRFTNAAGNSFVYSGDTGYCDAVIDLARGADVFLCEASWTHSPDRPPNLHLSGTEAGRIAAAAGVGELLLTHIPPWTAREDVISEAKAEFDGPVHAVVCGETFNVGRS is encoded by the coding sequence GTGACCGTGCGAATTACCGTGCTCGGCTGCTCCGGCAGTGTCGTGGGCCCGGACTCGCCGGCATCGGGTTATCTGTTGAGGGCACCGGACACTCCGCCGCTGGTTATCGACTTCGGGGGAGGCGTGCTCGGGGCGCTGCAGCGGCACGCTGATCCGGGATCGGTCCAGGTGCTGCTCTCGCATCTGCATGCCGACCACTGCCTCGATGTGCCGGGGCTGTTCGTCTGGCGCCGCTACCACCCGTCGCCCCCCACCGGTAAGGCTCTGCTCTACGGGCCCAGCGACACATGGTCGCGGCTGGGCGCGGCGTCGTCGCCCTACGGCGGCGAGATCGATGACTGCTCCGACATTTTCGATGTGCGGCACTGGGTGGACAACGAGCAGGTCACGATCGGCGCGCTGAACGTCACCCCGCGACTGGTGTGCCACCCGACCGAGTCCTACGGGATGCGCTTCACCAATGCCGCCGGCAATTCGTTCGTCTACAGCGGCGACACCGGTTACTGCGACGCGGTCATCGACCTGGCCCGCGGCGCCGACGTCTTCCTGTGCGAAGCGTCTTGGACGCACTCGCCGGATCGCCCGCCGAACCTGCACCTGTCCGGCACCGAGGCGGGCCGGATCGCGGCCGCGGCCGGAGTGGGGGAGTTGCTGCTGACGCACATCCCGCCGTGGACCGCGCGCGAGGACGTGATCAGTGAGGCCAAGGCCGAGTTCGACGGGCCCGTGCACGCGGTCGTGTGCGGCGAGACGTTCAACGTCGGACGGTCGTAG
- the rph gene encoding ribonuclease PH, whose protein sequence is MSKREDGRLDDELRPVVITRGFTAHPAGSVVIEFGQTKVLCTASVMEGVPRWRKGSGLGWLTAEYAMLPSATHTRGDRESVKGRPSGRTQEISRLVGRSLRACIDLAALGENTIAIDCDVLQADGGTRTAAITGAYVALADAVTYLSAAGKLSDPRPLSCAIAAISVGVVDGRIRVDLPYEEDSRAEVDMNVVATDTGTLVEVQGTGEGATFPRSTLDKLLDAAEGACQKLFVAQNEALALPYPGVLPEGPAGQKAFGS, encoded by the coding sequence GTGTCAAAACGAGAAGACGGCCGCCTCGACGACGAACTCCGACCGGTCGTCATCACCCGCGGATTCACCGCACACCCGGCAGGCTCGGTGGTCATCGAATTCGGCCAGACCAAAGTCCTGTGTACCGCGAGCGTCATGGAGGGTGTGCCGCGCTGGCGTAAGGGCTCCGGTCTCGGCTGGCTCACCGCCGAGTACGCGATGCTGCCGTCGGCCACCCACACCCGCGGCGACCGCGAGTCAGTGAAAGGCCGCCCGTCCGGGCGGACGCAGGAGATCAGCCGGCTGGTCGGCCGGTCGCTGCGCGCCTGTATCGACCTTGCGGCGTTGGGCGAGAACACCATTGCGATCGACTGCGATGTGCTGCAGGCCGATGGCGGTACCCGCACCGCCGCGATCACCGGCGCCTACGTTGCGCTCGCGGACGCGGTGACCTACCTGTCGGCGGCCGGAAAGCTGTCCGACCCGCGGCCGTTGTCGTGCGCGATCGCCGCGATCAGCGTCGGTGTCGTCGACGGCCGCATCCGGGTCGACCTGCCCTACGAAGAAGACTCCCGCGCCGAGGTGGACATGAACGTGGTGGCCACCGACACCGGGACGCTGGTCGAGGTGCAGGGCACCGGCGAGGGCGCGACCTTCCCACGTTCGACGCTGGACAAGCTGCTCGACGCTGCCGAAGGCGCCTGCCAGAAGCTGTTCGTCGCGCAGAACGAGGCGCTGGCGCTGCCGTATCCGGGCGTGCTGCCCGAGGGGCCCGCGGGCCAGAAGGCATTCGGGAGCTAA
- the clpS gene encoding ATP-dependent Clp protease adapter ClpS → MVASAPTKPGTTGQREADTVEATAAPWVTIVWDDPVNLMNYVTYVFQKLFGYSEPHATKLMLQVHNEGKAVVSAGSRESMEVDVTKLHAAGLWATMQQDH, encoded by the coding sequence ATGGTTGCGTCAGCCCCGACCAAACCGGGAACCACCGGGCAACGGGAAGCGGACACGGTCGAAGCCACGGCCGCGCCCTGGGTGACGATCGTGTGGGACGACCCGGTCAACCTGATGAACTACGTGACCTACGTGTTCCAGAAGCTGTTCGGTTACAGCGAGCCACACGCCACCAAGCTGATGCTGCAGGTGCACAACGAGGGCAAGGCCGTGGTGTCGGCGGGCAGTCGGGAATCCATGGAAGTCGACGTGACGAAGCTGCATGCGGCCGGGTTGTGGGCCACCATGCAGCAGGACCACTGA
- the rdgB gene encoding RdgB/HAM1 family non-canonical purine NTP pyrophosphatase encodes MTQVLVASRNAKKLAELRRVLDAADVTGLTLVSLDDVPPFDEAPETGATFEDNALAKARDGFAATGLPTVADDSGLAVAALNGMPGVLSARWSGTHGEDAANTGLLLAQLRDVPDGRRRAAFVSACALVSASGEVVVRGEWPGAIAREPRGDAGFGYDPVFVPDGDGRTAAQLTAAEKDAASHRGRALALLLPALRAL; translated from the coding sequence ATGACACAGGTCCTGGTTGCGAGCCGCAATGCCAAGAAGCTGGCCGAGTTGCGCCGAGTGCTGGACGCGGCCGACGTGACGGGGCTGACGCTGGTGTCACTGGACGACGTCCCGCCGTTCGACGAGGCGCCGGAAACCGGTGCGACGTTTGAAGACAACGCCCTGGCCAAGGCCCGCGACGGCTTCGCCGCTACCGGGTTGCCGACCGTTGCCGACGATTCGGGCCTGGCCGTCGCCGCGCTGAACGGCATGCCCGGGGTGCTGTCCGCGCGCTGGTCCGGCACCCACGGCGAGGACGCCGCCAACACCGGGCTGTTGCTCGCGCAACTGCGGGACGTGCCCGACGGTCGGCGCCGCGCGGCGTTCGTCTCGGCCTGCGCGCTGGTGTCCGCGTCAGGCGAGGTCGTCGTCCGCGGCGAGTGGCCCGGGGCGATCGCGCGCGAGCCGCGCGGCGACGCAGGCTTCGGTTACGACCCGGTCTTCGTTCCGGACGGCGACGGGCGCACCGCGGCGCAGTTGACCGCGGCGGAGAAAGACGCCGCCTCGCACCGCGGTCGTGCGCTGGCCTTGCTGCTGCCGGCCCTACGCGCGCTATAA
- a CDS encoding lipoprotein LpqH: MRRRLGTAAVAAAVLAAACAGCFGQDSKATQKTAHITVDNDSRTSHAVTCNQVNWLLTANISVAPANVKVLLKLDSDQPKVESVHFDNFVGFSGVSNSGAGDAKIRVAHDTYTITGTASGSRLNDPRVSIDEPFTIEVGC; this comes from the coding sequence ATGAGACGACGACTCGGAACGGCGGCGGTGGCCGCTGCAGTGCTGGCGGCCGCCTGCGCGGGTTGCTTCGGGCAGGACAGCAAAGCGACCCAGAAAACCGCGCACATCACGGTGGACAACGACAGCCGCACCTCGCATGCCGTGACCTGCAATCAGGTCAATTGGCTGCTGACCGCGAACATCAGCGTCGCGCCCGCGAACGTGAAGGTGCTGCTGAAGTTGGACTCGGATCAGCCCAAGGTCGAATCCGTCCACTTCGACAACTTCGTGGGCTTCTCCGGGGTCTCCAACTCCGGTGCGGGCGACGCGAAGATACGCGTTGCGCACGACACCTACACGATCACGGGCACCGCATCCGGCAGCAGGCTCAATGATCCGCGCGTCTCGATAGACGAGCCGTTCACCATCGAAGTGGGTTGCTGA
- the aosR gene encoding oxidative stress transcriptional regulator AosR, giving the protein MRKWKRIEAADGARFRSALDAHEAGLLRSLVSSMIGLLDERESSSPQDELEQLTGMKTGNSEPPDNATLQRLLPDFAKPNDDPEEDTDSLNSALRSLHEPAIIDTKRVAAQQLLDTLPDGGGKIELSEEAAHAWTASVNDLRLALGTMLEIKPDGPDRLPDDHPLAAHLDVYQWLTVLQEYLVLALMGSR; this is encoded by the coding sequence GTGCGTAAGTGGAAGCGGATCGAGGCCGCTGACGGTGCCCGTTTCCGGTCCGCCCTCGACGCGCACGAGGCGGGGCTGCTGCGGAGCCTGGTCTCGTCGATGATCGGGTTGCTCGACGAACGCGAATCCTCCTCGCCGCAAGACGAACTCGAACAGCTGACCGGGATGAAGACCGGCAACTCCGAGCCGCCCGACAACGCGACACTGCAGCGGCTGCTGCCGGATTTCGCCAAGCCCAACGACGATCCCGAAGAAGACACCGACAGCCTCAACTCCGCCCTGCGCAGCCTGCACGAGCCGGCCATCATCGATACCAAACGCGTTGCGGCGCAACAGTTGCTGGATACGCTGCCGGACGGCGGTGGCAAGATCGAATTGAGCGAGGAAGCCGCGCACGCGTGGACCGCGTCGGTCAACGACCTTCGCCTGGCGTTGGGCACCATGCTCGAGATCAAGCCGGACGGGCCGGATCGGCTGCCCGACGACCATCCACTGGCCGCCCACCTCGACGTCTACCAGTGGCTGACGGTGTTACAGGAGTATCTGGTGCTGGCGTTGATGGGCTCGCGATGA
- a CDS encoding rhomboid family intramembrane serine protease, whose translation MTTHSPAQQPRKRSAFIVGGATILSFVALLYIVEAFDQLNGHRLDDNGIRPLETDGLWGILFAPLLHANWAHLAANTGPALVLGFLVTLAGLSRFLWATAIVWIVGGFGTWLIGNLGSPCGPTDHIGASGLIFGWLTFLLVFGFFTRSGWQIVIGLIVLVTYGGVLWGAVPVLNVCGGVSWQGHLCGGIAGVLAAYLLSSPEREARERRRRATQR comes from the coding sequence ATGACCACTCACAGTCCGGCGCAGCAGCCGAGAAAACGGTCGGCATTCATCGTCGGCGGCGCCACCATCCTGAGCTTCGTGGCGCTGCTCTACATCGTCGAGGCGTTTGATCAACTCAACGGACATCGCCTCGACGACAACGGCATCCGACCGCTGGAAACCGACGGCCTCTGGGGCATCCTGTTCGCGCCGCTGCTGCACGCGAATTGGGCGCACCTCGCGGCCAACACCGGGCCCGCGCTGGTGCTGGGATTTCTGGTCACGCTGGCCGGGCTGTCCCGTTTCCTATGGGCCACGGCGATCGTGTGGATCGTGGGCGGGTTCGGCACCTGGTTGATCGGCAACCTGGGCTCGCCGTGTGGCCCGACCGACCACATCGGCGCGTCGGGCCTGATCTTCGGCTGGCTCACCTTCCTGCTGGTGTTCGGCTTCTTCACCCGCTCGGGCTGGCAGATCGTGATCGGGCTGATCGTGCTCGTCACCTACGGCGGGGTGCTGTGGGGAGCGGTGCCGGTATTGAACGTCTGCGGCGGCGTGTCCTGGCAGGGGCATCTCTGCGGCGGCATCGCCGGAGTGCTGGCCGCCTATCTGCTGTCCAGCCCGGAACGCGAGGCTCGCGAGCGGCGCCGCAGGGCGACGCAGCGATAA
- a CDS encoding P1 family peptidase, whose product MNTITDVAGILVGQHHRLDPDASMGAGWASGVTVVLTPPGTVGAVDVRGGAPGTRETDLLDPANSVRYVDAVLLAGGSAFGLAAADGVMRWLEEHERGVAMTGGVVPIVPGAVIFDLEVGGWGNRPTADFGYDACRDAGTDVAVGTVGAGVGACAGVLKGGVGTASTTLPTGVTVGALVAVNSAGNVVDQATGLPWLSYLVDEFGLTPPPEVQLAELAALESPLKSLNTTIAVVATDAALSPSACRAVASAAHDGLARSIRPAHTPVDGDTVFALATGAIEVPPPADMPAAFSPETPLATAVGSAAADCLARAIVGAVLAADSVADIPTYRGLLPGAFAARR is encoded by the coding sequence ATGAACACCATCACCGACGTCGCCGGCATCCTGGTCGGCCAGCATCACCGGCTCGATCCTGACGCATCGATGGGTGCGGGCTGGGCCAGCGGCGTCACCGTCGTCCTCACGCCGCCGGGCACGGTCGGCGCGGTCGACGTGCGCGGGGGCGCGCCCGGCACCCGGGAGACCGATCTGCTGGACCCGGCCAACAGCGTGCGTTACGTCGACGCGGTTCTACTCGCCGGCGGCAGCGCGTTCGGGCTGGCCGCGGCCGACGGGGTGATGCGTTGGCTGGAGGAGCACGAGCGCGGCGTCGCGATGACGGGCGGCGTGGTGCCGATCGTGCCCGGCGCGGTGATCTTCGATCTGGAGGTGGGCGGCTGGGGCAATCGGCCCACCGCCGACTTCGGCTACGACGCCTGCCGCGACGCGGGCACCGACGTCGCCGTCGGCACGGTCGGTGCCGGGGTGGGCGCGTGCGCGGGCGTGCTGAAGGGCGGCGTCGGGACCGCGTCGACCACCCTGCCGACCGGGGTGACCGTCGGTGCCCTGGTGGCGGTCAACTCCGCGGGCAACGTCGTCGACCAGGCCACCGGCCTGCCGTGGCTGAGCTACCTGGTCGACGAGTTCGGGCTGACGCCGCCGCCCGAGGTGCAACTCGCCGAACTGGCCGCACTCGAGTCGCCGCTGAAGTCGCTGAACACCACCATCGCGGTCGTCGCGACCGACGCCGCGCTGAGCCCGTCGGCCTGCCGGGCCGTGGCGAGCGCCGCCCACGACGGGCTCGCGCGCAGCATCCGCCCGGCGCACACCCCCGTCGACGGGGACACGGTGTTCGCGCTGGCGACCGGGGCCATCGAGGTGCCGCCGCCGGCCGACATGCCGGCCGCCTTTTCGCCCGAGACGCCGCTGGCGACCGCAGTCGGCAGCGCGGCCGCCGACTGCCTGGCGCGCGCGATCGTCGGCGCCGTCCTCGCCGCCGACAGCGTGGCCGACATTCCGACCTACCGCGGATTACTGCCAGGCGCTTTCGCCGCGCGCCGGTAG
- a CDS encoding DUF3817 domain-containing protein, which produces MTTAGENIRTPLLAYRVMAWTTGIWLIALCYELVVHYIVKVPNPPSWIGIVHGWVYFAYVLAAFNLAVKVRWPIGKTIGVLLAGTIPLVGVIVEHFQTRNVKAQFNL; this is translated from the coding sequence ATGACCACAGCCGGTGAGAACATCCGGACCCCGCTGCTCGCCTACCGCGTAATGGCGTGGACGACGGGAATCTGGCTGATCGCGCTGTGCTACGAGCTCGTGGTCCACTACATCGTCAAGGTGCCGAACCCGCCCAGCTGGATCGGAATCGTGCACGGCTGGGTGTATTTCGCCTACGTGCTCGCCGCGTTCAATCTCGCCGTCAAGGTCCGCTGGCCGATCGGCAAGACTATCGGGGTGCTGCTGGCCGGCACCATTCCGCTGGTCGGCGTGATCGTCGAGCACTTCCAGACGCGAAACGTCAAGGCGCAGTTCAACTTATAG